From Synechococcus sp. A10-1-5-1, a single genomic window includes:
- the rnpA gene encoding ribonuclease P protein component, translated as MALSREHRLRGRFVFDRIYQKGRRIHGQWMVLRTMRAEPQLLKADPRDQSPLSCRLGVVVSSKVSKRSVQRNRLRRLLHGHLSRQLPEIPTQGEGLWLLISLKPGSADAEERLLLGECCELIAKAGLRP; from the coding sequence ATGGCGCTTTCTCGGGAACACAGGCTGAGGGGGCGTTTTGTCTTTGATCGGATCTACCAAAAGGGGCGGCGAATCCATGGGCAATGGATGGTCCTGCGGACGATGAGGGCCGAACCCCAGCTCCTGAAAGCCGATCCAAGGGACCAAAGCCCCCTGAGCTGCCGCCTGGGTGTTGTCGTCAGTAGCAAGGTCAGCAAGCGCTCCGTTCAACGCAACCGCCTGCGCCGGCTCCTGCACGGCCATCTCAGCCGGCAACTTCCTGAAATCCCCACTCAGGGAGAGGGACTTTGGCTGCTGATCTCCCTGAAACCCGGAAGCGCGGACGCGGAAGAGCGACTCCTCCTGGGAGAATGTTGTGAACTCATTGCCAAGGCAGGACTGAGACCATGA
- a CDS encoding glycosyltransferase family 39 protein: MPRNGKPWLVLLLVAVFGLLLFVWRLGTTGLVDETPPLFAASAKAMAETGDWLTPRVNGLPRYDKPPLVYWLMGLGYALPGQELWNPLGTWASRLPSALSSIGLMLLLALTLLRRPQPSPQGHWPDAQQQAITAMAAALAFGLSPLVLLWSRISVSDALFSGLLSAALLLFWWRYAGLCRWWLPWLVLGLAMLAKGPVAVVLAGLTALLFALLQRDLPGLWVLWRPWRGLALTGAVALPWYALELLVEGQPYWDSFFGYHNLQRFTGVVNNHLQPWWFFFPVLVVASLPFTPLLLAGLAGALRPRPVAPEQSLQRFAACWLLAVFVFFTAAATKLPSYWIPATPAAGLLIALAAQNLRAGWRSAALRAATLALVGLLTVGLAAGNLWVPLINEPEMPTLSSALLASGAIQRAALCFGLGGVAALLLWWGPSSSRRGWLLVQQLGMGAFVLTALVPMVELGDRLRQLPVRRMAALVLEQQRPQEPLAMVGILKPSLHYYTQQVVVYEGIQPNGPLNLNDRLAREERRGQRPTPASPGSSVLVVIDGQTATLPHWRGVQHQRLGAIGLYQLWRVPRLALAQWSQDLGAQAGLATDWQDPRPERY, encoded by the coding sequence GTGCCTCGGAACGGCAAGCCCTGGTTGGTGCTCTTGCTGGTTGCGGTCTTCGGCCTGTTGCTGTTCGTCTGGCGGCTCGGCACGACCGGTTTGGTGGATGAGACGCCGCCACTGTTTGCCGCTTCCGCTAAGGCCATGGCGGAGACAGGGGATTGGCTGACCCCACGGGTGAATGGTTTACCCCGCTACGACAAGCCGCCCTTGGTCTATTGGCTGATGGGGTTGGGTTACGCCCTGCCGGGTCAGGAACTGTGGAATCCGCTGGGGACCTGGGCGTCCCGCCTGCCGTCGGCCCTCAGCTCCATCGGTCTGATGCTGCTGCTGGCGCTGACCCTGCTGCGCCGCCCCCAGCCCTCCCCGCAGGGCCACTGGCCTGATGCCCAGCAACAGGCCATCACCGCGATGGCGGCGGCCTTGGCGTTTGGACTTTCGCCGCTGGTGCTGCTCTGGAGCCGCATCTCCGTGAGTGATGCCCTCTTCAGTGGCTTGTTGTCGGCGGCGTTGCTGCTGTTCTGGTGGCGCTATGCCGGGCTTTGCCGTTGGTGGCTCCCATGGCTGGTGCTGGGTCTGGCCATGCTTGCCAAGGGTCCCGTGGCGGTGGTCCTGGCCGGCCTGACGGCGCTCCTCTTTGCCCTGCTGCAGCGGGATCTACCCGGCCTTTGGGTCCTCTGGAGACCCTGGCGTGGATTGGCCCTGACCGGGGCAGTGGCCTTGCCTTGGTACGCCCTGGAGCTCTTGGTGGAAGGGCAGCCCTACTGGGACAGCTTTTTTGGCTACCACAACCTTCAGCGCTTCACCGGCGTGGTCAACAACCACCTGCAGCCCTGGTGGTTTTTCTTTCCGGTGTTGGTGGTGGCCTCGCTGCCCTTCACCCCGTTGCTGTTGGCAGGCTTAGCCGGAGCCCTGCGTCCCAGGCCCGTTGCTCCCGAACAGTCACTCCAACGCTTTGCAGCCTGCTGGCTGCTGGCTGTCTTTGTCTTTTTCACCGCAGCGGCCACAAAGCTCCCCAGCTACTGGATCCCCGCGACGCCGGCCGCTGGCCTCTTGATCGCCTTGGCGGCGCAAAACCTGCGGGCGGGATGGCGCTCCGCTGCTCTGAGGGCTGCCACCCTGGCCCTGGTGGGTCTGCTGACGGTCGGTTTGGCCGCCGGGAACCTCTGGGTTCCCCTGATCAATGAACCGGAGATGCCGACCTTGTCCTCGGCGCTCTTGGCGAGTGGTGCCATTCAGCGGGCTGCGCTCTGCTTCGGACTGGGCGGGGTGGCGGCACTGCTGCTCTGGTGGGGGCCCTCCAGTTCCCGCAGGGGCTGGCTGTTGGTTCAGCAGCTGGGGATGGGGGCATTTGTCTTGACGGCCCTGGTGCCCATGGTCGAGTTGGGAGATCGCCTGCGTCAGCTCCCCGTGCGCCGGATGGCGGCCCTTGTGCTCGAGCAGCAGCGGCCGCAGGAACCCCTGGCGATGGTGGGCATCCTGAAGCCCTCCCTGCACTACTACACCCAGCAAGTCGTGGTGTACGAGGGGATTCAGCCCAATGGTCCGCTGAACCTGAACGACCGCTTGGCCCGTGAGGAGCGGCGCGGTCAACGACCGACGCCGGCGTCCCCTGGATCCAGCGTTCTGGTGGTGATCGATGGCCAGACCGCAACGCTGCCCCACTGGCGCGGGGTTCAGCACCAGCGTCTCGGAGCGATCGGTCTCTATCAGCTTTGGCGGGTTCCCCGCTTAGCCCTGGCCCAGTGGTCCCAAGATCTGGGGGCACAGGCTGGCCTTGCTACGGATTGGCAGGATCCGCGCCCTGAGCGCTACTGA
- the rpmH gene encoding 50S ribosomal protein L34 has translation MTKRTLEGTSRKRKRVSGFRVRMRSHTGRRVIRSRRKRGRARLSV, from the coding sequence ATGACCAAGCGCACCCTTGAAGGAACCAGCCGTAAGCGCAAACGGGTGTCCGGTTTCCGTGTTCGTATGCGGAGCCATACCGGCCGTCGCGTGATCCGCTCCCGCCGCAAGCGCGGTCGGGCCCGTCTGTCGGTCTGA
- a CDS encoding DUF177 domain-containing protein encodes MGDGLQTGDPLIPVPLQELSLLEQGKQWRINQRLSELESLTPVRGQLRAVHRGNILELDGEASTIVTLCCDRCLQQFNHPLSFETHEVLWLGEQAREQGMDLESVLEAGGAVIELDPDELTESMDPRADFDPEHWVFEQLNLQLPVVNRCGSDCPGPNLNAAVADEPIDPRWAALKKLNP; translated from the coding sequence ATGGGCGACGGCCTCCAGACCGGTGATCCGCTCATTCCAGTCCCGCTCCAGGAGCTCTCCCTTCTTGAGCAGGGCAAGCAGTGGAGGATCAATCAACGGCTCAGTGAGCTGGAAAGCCTGACTCCCGTCCGCGGACAACTACGCGCAGTCCATCGCGGCAATATTCTCGAGTTGGACGGCGAAGCCAGCACCATCGTCACCCTCTGCTGTGACCGCTGCCTCCAGCAGTTCAATCACCCCCTGAGCTTTGAAACCCACGAGGTGCTCTGGCTTGGAGAGCAGGCTAGGGAGCAGGGGATGGATCTCGAAAGCGTGCTCGAGGCGGGCGGTGCTGTGATTGAGCTCGACCCCGATGAGCTCACCGAAAGCATGGATCCCCGAGCGGATTTCGATCCCGAGCACTGGGTCTTTGAACAACTGAATCTCCAGCTGCCGGTCGTGAATCGCTGCGGATCGGACTGTCCTGGACCCAACCTGAACGCAGCGGTCGCAGACGAACCGATCGATCCCCGCTGGGCTGCCCTGAAGAAACTGAACCCATGA
- the yidC gene encoding membrane protein insertase YidC, with protein MIGYISDNLLLPILDFFYGLVPSYGLAIIALTVVIRLALFPLSAGSIRNARRMRIAQPVMQKRQAEIKAKYANNPQKQQEELGSLMKEFGSPLSGCLPLLVQMPILFALFATLRGSPFADVPYTLNLKVLPADQIAAVEPKPFNSASHSIFVTTTDHVPVIASLEKGTKLGVGDTETVSLHTKDGSSFSSVLSGVENGSSFAPTWSVTKGEGVVSVDQNGAIHAIAAGDATVEAKIPGLAARSGFLFIKALGQVGFYTDGAINWDIAILVGGFGITLFLSQILSGMGMPANPQQATANKITPVMITGMFLFFPLPAGVLLYMVIANVFQAVQTFLLTREALPDNLQTILDQQRAAEAKTVTATVTGSSRMPFEPKGKK; from the coding sequence GTGATCGGATACATCTCCGACAACCTGCTGCTGCCAATCCTGGATTTCTTCTATGGATTGGTACCGAGCTATGGGCTCGCGATCATTGCCCTAACGGTGGTGATTCGCCTGGCTCTCTTCCCCCTGAGCGCCGGCTCGATTCGCAATGCCCGCCGCATGCGAATCGCTCAGCCGGTGATGCAAAAGCGTCAGGCCGAGATCAAAGCCAAGTACGCCAACAACCCCCAAAAGCAACAGGAGGAGCTGGGCTCCCTGATGAAGGAGTTCGGCAGCCCCCTCTCCGGCTGCCTGCCCTTGTTGGTGCAGATGCCGATCCTGTTTGCACTCTTCGCGACTTTGCGGGGATCACCGTTCGCCGATGTCCCCTACACCTTGAATCTGAAGGTGTTGCCGGCCGATCAGATCGCCGCTGTTGAGCCCAAGCCCTTCAACAGTGCCAGTCATTCCATTTTCGTGACCACGACCGATCACGTCCCCGTGATCGCCAGCCTGGAAAAGGGAACCAAGCTTGGAGTGGGTGACACCGAGACCGTCAGCCTGCACACCAAGGACGGCTCGAGCTTCTCGTCGGTGTTGAGCGGTGTCGAGAACGGTTCCTCGTTTGCCCCCACCTGGTCCGTCACCAAGGGTGAAGGGGTGGTCAGCGTGGATCAGAACGGCGCCATCCATGCCATCGCCGCTGGGGACGCCACCGTCGAGGCCAAGATCCCTGGCCTGGCAGCCCGCAGCGGCTTCCTGTTCATCAAGGCTCTGGGCCAAGTCGGCTTCTACACCGATGGCGCCATCAACTGGGATATCGCGATCCTGGTGGGCGGCTTTGGCATCACCCTCTTCCTGAGCCAGATCCTTTCGGGGATGGGCATGCCCGCTAACCCCCAACAGGCCACGGCCAACAAGATCACCCCCGTGATGATCACCGGGATGTTCCTGTTCTTCCCCTTGCCTGCTGGGGTGCTGCTTTACATGGTGATTGCCAACGTCTTCCAGGCAGTCCAGACCTTCCTGCTCACTCGTGAGGCACTGCCCGACAACCTGCAGACGATCCTCGATCAGCAAAGGGCTGCCGAAGCGAAAACCGTGACGGCGACGGTCACTGGCAGCAGTCGCATGCCGTTTGAACCCAAGGGCAAGAAATAG
- a CDS encoding PH domain-containing protein produces the protein MSAASQPAPVAPGASINEEVFYEGGPAKGDLISNMLFGLTLIGLPFAVGAVVRALWLRFRITSRRVEVTGGWLGRDRTQVVYSQIREVRSVSRGFGFWGDMVLVLSDGMKLEMRAVPRYRDAQAFIEARLKSGPAAKSAGTAGFGSDAAA, from the coding sequence ATGAGCGCTGCCTCCCAACCCGCTCCCGTGGCCCCGGGGGCCAGCATCAACGAAGAGGTCTTCTATGAGGGCGGGCCTGCCAAAGGAGATCTGATCAGCAACATGCTCTTCGGACTCACCCTGATCGGCCTGCCCTTTGCCGTGGGTGCTGTGGTCCGGGCCCTCTGGCTGCGCTTCCGCATCACGAGCCGACGGGTTGAGGTCACCGGCGGCTGGCTCGGCCGCGACCGCACCCAGGTGGTCTACAGCCAAATTCGTGAGGTCCGCTCGGTCTCCCGGGGCTTCGGCTTCTGGGGTGACATGGTCCTGGTGCTCAGCGATGGGATGAAGCTCGAGATGCGCGCTGTGCCCCGCTACCGCGATGCCCAAGCGTTCATCGAGGCACGGCTGAAATCCGGTCCCGCCGCCAAGAGCGCTGGCACCGCCGGTTTCGGTAGCGACGCCGCTGCCTGA
- a CDS encoding co-chaperone YbbN, whose product MSAAVSVIQLTDANFQAEVLECSTPVLVDVWATWCGPCRLMAPLMDWAAEEYAGRLTVGKLEADPNPSSRDRMQVQGLPALLLFKDGQEIARHEGAMAKSQLQGFLDAQL is encoded by the coding sequence ATGTCTGCCGCCGTGTCCGTTATTCAGCTCACCGATGCCAACTTCCAGGCCGAGGTGCTGGAGTGCTCGACCCCGGTGCTGGTCGATGTTTGGGCCACCTGGTGCGGCCCCTGCCGCCTGATGGCCCCGCTGATGGATTGGGCGGCTGAGGAGTACGCCGGTCGTCTGACCGTGGGCAAGTTGGAAGCGGATCCCAATCCCTCCAGCCGCGACCGGATGCAGGTCCAGGGACTGCCCGCCCTGTTGCTCTTTAAGGACGGCCAAGAAATTGCCCGCCACGAGGGTGCCATGGCCAAGTCCCAGCTCCAGGGTTTCTTGGATGCCCAGCTCTGA
- a CDS encoding PspA/IM30 family protein: MGFFDRLGRLVRANANAALSAAEDPAKILEQSVADMQADLVKLRQAVATAIASQKRIQNQADQADAQAKTWYERAELALKKGEEDLAREALGRRKTCQDTATALQGQLQSQCGQVDQLKKSLVQLESKIAEAKTKKDMLKARAQAAQAQEQLQSAVGNLGTNSAMAAFEQMEEKVQALEARSQAAAELAGADLESQFAALEGAPEVDSELEALKGKLSGSSAAPSLPAGTEGVQPVKVSEVDTELEELRRSIDNL, from the coding sequence ATGGGCTTTTTTGATCGCCTCGGCCGGCTGGTTCGTGCCAATGCCAACGCAGCCCTGAGTGCGGCTGAAGATCCCGCAAAAATCCTCGAACAGTCGGTCGCGGATATGCAGGCCGATCTGGTCAAACTTCGCCAGGCCGTCGCCACGGCCATTGCCAGTCAAAAGCGAATCCAAAACCAGGCGGATCAGGCCGATGCCCAGGCCAAGACCTGGTACGAGCGTGCTGAGTTGGCCCTGAAGAAGGGGGAAGAGGATCTCGCGCGTGAAGCCTTAGGGCGACGCAAGACTTGCCAGGACACCGCCACGGCCCTGCAAGGGCAGTTGCAGAGCCAATGCGGCCAGGTGGATCAGCTCAAGAAGAGCCTGGTGCAGCTCGAGAGCAAGATCGCCGAAGCCAAGACCAAGAAAGACATGCTCAAGGCACGGGCCCAAGCGGCCCAAGCCCAGGAACAACTGCAGAGCGCCGTCGGCAATCTCGGCACCAATTCCGCCATGGCGGCCTTTGAGCAAATGGAGGAGAAGGTGCAAGCCCTGGAGGCCCGTAGTCAGGCAGCCGCTGAACTGGCCGGAGCGGATCTTGAAAGTCAGTTCGCTGCCCTGGAAGGAGCCCCCGAAGTGGATTCCGAGCTTGAGGCCCTAAAAGGCAAGCTTTCGGGTTCCTCCGCGGCCCCGTCCTTGCCCGCCGGCACTGAAGGGGTTCAGCCGGTCAAGGTGAGTGAGGTTGATACGGAGCTTGAAGAGCTCAGGCGTTCGATCGACAACCTCTAA
- a CDS encoding glycosyltransferase family 4 protein, whose translation MSTRSLSILVVAPALGPLGSGKSGGVELTLVSLVSGLLDRGHRLTVAAAAGSRLPSSCAGAALLAESGAPQESCQHAPRASDMWIPAQGLLPRLWQRALQEPIDVVLNLGYDWLPFWLTPLVEVPIFHLVSMGSVNQVMDGAIAELARWDQRRLAFHTATQAADFDLPQPPVVVGNGFDLADYTLCLEPEPLLGWVGRVAPEKGLEDAAAAAAEVGQRLAVWGLVEDPGYAERVQASVPPGTLDWRGFLPTASLQAQLGRCRALLNTPKWNEAYGNVVVEAMACGVPVVAYRRGGPGELVQPGVNGWLVEPDQPSALAEALEQVDQIDRRQCRQWVERQASKAVLAERLEQWLVDGLIKKGR comes from the coding sequence ATGAGCACGCGGTCGCTTTCGATCCTGGTGGTCGCTCCTGCGCTGGGTCCCCTGGGGAGCGGGAAGTCTGGGGGTGTGGAGCTCACCCTGGTGAGCCTGGTGAGTGGGCTGCTCGATCGCGGCCATCGCCTGACGGTGGCCGCGGCCGCGGGCTCTCGCCTGCCCTCCAGTTGCGCGGGAGCCGCTCTGTTGGCTGAAAGCGGTGCGCCCCAAGAGAGCTGCCAGCACGCTCCACGCGCTTCTGATATGTGGATCCCAGCCCAGGGACTCCTGCCACGGCTCTGGCAGAGGGCGCTGCAGGAGCCCATCGATGTGGTGCTGAACCTCGGCTACGACTGGCTGCCGTTTTGGCTGACTCCTCTGGTTGAGGTGCCGATTTTTCACCTGGTCAGCATGGGCTCGGTGAACCAGGTCATGGATGGGGCCATTGCCGAGCTGGCCCGATGGGATCAACGGCGGCTGGCCTTCCACACCGCCACCCAGGCGGCCGATTTCGACCTGCCGCAGCCCCCAGTGGTGGTGGGCAATGGTTTTGATCTCGCGGACTACACCCTTTGCCTGGAGCCCGAGCCCCTCCTGGGTTGGGTGGGCCGGGTGGCCCCTGAAAAGGGGTTGGAGGACGCGGCCGCGGCGGCGGCTGAAGTGGGCCAACGCCTGGCGGTTTGGGGCCTGGTGGAGGATCCCGGTTATGCCGAGCGGGTCCAGGCCTCCGTTCCGCCCGGAACCTTGGATTGGCGTGGCTTTTTGCCCACCGCTTCCCTCCAGGCGCAGCTAGGCCGCTGCCGCGCTCTGCTCAACACCCCGAAGTGGAATGAGGCCTACGGCAACGTCGTCGTCGAGGCCATGGCCTGTGGTGTACCCGTTGTGGCCTACCGCCGGGGCGGTCCAGGGGAGTTGGTTCAGCCCGGAGTGAACGGCTGGTTGGTGGAGCCCGACCAGCCGTCCGCCTTGGCCGAAGCGCTGGAGCAGGTCGATCAGATTGATCGCCGTCAGTGCCGGCAATGGGTGGAGCGGCAGGCCTCCAAGGCTGTTCTGGCGGAACGGCTCGAGCAGTGGCTCGTAGACGGCTTGATCAAGAAAGGGCGATAG
- the aroH gene encoding chorismate mutase: MSPEQSLRALRGATTVTSNSREAIQEAVEELLDALAERNNLKGEQILSLTFSVTADLDACFPAAIARQRPGWDGVALLDCQQMAVAGDLERCIRLLAHVWLTQPARHAYLREAARLRPDLANS, encoded by the coding sequence ATGAGCCCTGAGCAATCGCTCCGTGCCCTCAGGGGTGCCACCACAGTGACGAGCAACAGCCGTGAGGCCATCCAAGAGGCGGTGGAAGAGCTGCTCGATGCTTTGGCAGAGCGGAACAACTTGAAAGGCGAACAAATCCTGTCGCTCACCTTTTCGGTTACCGCCGATCTCGACGCCTGCTTCCCCGCTGCCATCGCCCGGCAGCGGCCCGGCTGGGACGGTGTGGCCCTGCTGGATTGCCAGCAAATGGCTGTAGCTGGCGACCTGGAGCGCTGCATTCGTCTGTTAGCCCATGTCTGGCTGACGCAACCCGCCCGCCACGCTTACCTGCGGGAAGCGGCACGGCTCAGACCAGACCTCGCCAATTCCTGA
- the sppA gene encoding signal peptide peptidase SppA: MPWPWRRKSRRKLARIAIEGPIASGTRKRVLKALREVEKREFPALLLRIDSPGGTVGDSQEIHAALLRLREKHCKVIASFGNISASGGVYIGVAADKIVANPGSITGSIGVILRGNNLSRLLERIGIQFETVKSGLYKDILSPDRALSAGERQLLQELIDSSYGQFVSAVAEGRGLSEEEVRRFADGRVFSGAQAKDLGLVDALGDEEQARRLACELAELDLEKTKPITFGQEKNRFAGVIPGRSLFSLALQWLKLELSSSGQPLWLHRP; the protein is encoded by the coding sequence ATGCCCTGGCCCTGGCGACGCAAGTCACGCCGCAAACTCGCGCGCATTGCCATTGAAGGGCCCATCGCCTCCGGCACCCGCAAGCGCGTCCTCAAGGCCCTAAGGGAAGTCGAGAAACGGGAATTCCCCGCCCTGCTGCTGCGCATCGACAGCCCCGGCGGGACCGTTGGGGACAGCCAAGAAATCCATGCCGCCCTGCTGCGCCTGCGTGAGAAGCACTGCAAGGTGATCGCCAGCTTTGGCAACATCTCTGCCTCCGGCGGCGTCTACATCGGTGTTGCAGCCGACAAGATCGTGGCCAACCCTGGCTCCATCACCGGTTCCATCGGCGTGATCCTGCGGGGCAACAACCTCTCGCGCCTGCTGGAGCGGATCGGCATCCAGTTCGAGACCGTCAAAAGCGGTCTGTACAAGGACATCCTTTCCCCTGACCGCGCCTTGAGTGCTGGCGAGCGGCAGCTCCTTCAGGAGTTAATCGACTCCAGTTACGGTCAGTTCGTCAGCGCCGTTGCTGAAGGGCGCGGTCTGAGTGAAGAAGAGGTTCGTCGCTTTGCCGATGGACGCGTCTTTAGCGGTGCCCAGGCCAAAGATCTGGGCCTCGTGGATGCTTTGGGCGATGAGGAGCAGGCCCGGCGCCTGGCCTGTGAACTGGCCGAGCTGGATCTTGAAAAGACCAAGCCCATCACCTTTGGACAAGAGAAAAACCGGTTCGCAGGGGTCATCCCTGGCCGCTCTCTCTTCTCCCTGGCCCTGCAGTGGCTCAAGCTGGAACTGAGCAGCAGTGGCCAACCCCTTTGGTTGCATCGTCCATGA
- a CDS encoding DUF2808 domain-containing protein: MINRNRVSFKRTAFKLAALAGCGAALTGAQLGLAPQKALAQGTPSIMEFRWDNTKDYRKLYYFTTNTVRQQRAEYYFLLKPKDRKTAILKLAISVPQTFDTTLDPQKIKLCYMKSGSMTKRTRCEETIPATVEVTADGRSIEIFPDTPVPVGKTIGVYMQVINPRSAGMFQFNALAQAPGAVPISGYLGSWLIQVDATSDF, from the coding sequence ATGATCAATCGCAACCGGGTGTCCTTCAAACGGACTGCTTTCAAACTTGCGGCCCTGGCTGGCTGTGGTGCAGCCCTGACTGGAGCCCAGCTGGGTCTCGCTCCTCAAAAGGCGCTGGCGCAAGGGACCCCGAGCATCATGGAGTTCCGCTGGGATAACACCAAGGACTACCGAAAGCTCTACTACTTCACGACGAATACCGTTCGTCAACAACGCGCTGAATACTATTTTTTGCTGAAGCCGAAGGATCGCAAAACAGCGATCTTGAAGCTGGCGATTTCGGTACCGCAGACCTTCGATACAACGCTTGATCCCCAAAAAATCAAGCTCTGCTACATGAAATCGGGCAGCATGACCAAACGCACGCGGTGCGAAGAGACCATTCCCGCGACGGTTGAAGTCACCGCCGATGGACGCTCGATCGAAATCTTCCCGGACACCCCTGTTCCGGTTGGCAAGACGATCGGGGTCTACATGCAGGTGATCAATCCACGCAGCGCGGGAATGTTCCAGTTCAACGCCTTGGCTCAAGCTCCCGGTGCCGTCCCAATCTCTGGCTACCTAGGCAGCTGGCTGATCCAGGTGGACGCCACCTCGGATTTCTGA
- a CDS encoding DUF721 domain-containing protein, whose translation MGIAPRNQTRRQGDVNLLVPPPRPPIQGLGESLSSLQREWKDEGSLAGLWQAWPRIAGPQLAPHCRPLRLHGGRLVVGANHPQWLQALRFNKHQLLGALRGAGFAVKDLQFQQHQSTPLPPAGSGLEEEVWAEHPSRVDVFGMGSCPKCNRPSPCGELQRWGHCSFCQRDTMDNGVAMGTSSQETEADQ comes from the coding sequence ATGGGCATCGCCCCCCGCAACCAGACGCGCCGCCAGGGGGATGTGAACCTCTTGGTGCCGCCGCCGAGGCCACCGATTCAAGGCCTGGGGGAATCCCTCAGCAGCCTGCAGCGGGAGTGGAAAGACGAGGGGAGCCTGGCGGGCCTCTGGCAGGCCTGGCCGCGAATCGCCGGCCCCCAACTCGCTCCCCACTGCCGGCCACTGCGGTTGCACGGCGGACGGCTCGTGGTGGGAGCCAATCACCCCCAATGGCTCCAGGCCCTGCGGTTTAACAAGCACCAGCTACTCGGCGCCCTGCGCGGAGCAGGCTTTGCTGTGAAAGATCTGCAGTTTCAGCAGCACCAAAGCACCCCCTTGCCCCCAGCCGGCAGCGGTCTGGAAGAGGAGGTCTGGGCTGAGCATCCCAGCCGAGTCGATGTCTTTGGCATGGGCTCCTGTCCCAAGTGCAACCGGCCCTCACCCTGCGGGGAGCTGCAGCGTTGGGGACACTGCAGCTTCTGCCAACGGGACACCATGGATAACGGTGTCGCCATGGGGACTTCGAGCCAGGAGACAGAGGCTGATCAGTAG
- a CDS encoding DMT family transporter yields MVLPFALWGTAMAAMRPLLDGASPLTLAWMRLLPAGLVVLVAAQVLGRSLTVDRRDWLWFALFVVVDATAFQGLLARGLGGTGAGLGSVLIDSQPLLVALLARSLFGEAINPVGWVGLLVGLLGILCLGLPESLLRQWWLMGPEVFGEKAWSHGELWMLAAALAMALGTVLSRYACRHSDPVAVTGWHLALGALPLLAGAALEPLWNPVALGPWPQWSAMGWLLMAYAALFGSALAYGLFFWFANHEELTSFTALTFLTPVFALLCGVALLQEQLSPLQWLGAALALLSVVLINRRTQLWQPDPIEQELIP; encoded by the coding sequence ATGGTGCTCCCCTTTGCGCTCTGGGGGACCGCGATGGCGGCGATGCGGCCCCTGCTGGATGGGGCTAGTCCCCTGACCTTGGCCTGGATGCGGCTTCTTCCTGCAGGTCTGGTGGTCTTGGTGGCAGCCCAAGTCTTGGGGCGATCCCTGACGGTTGATCGCCGCGATTGGCTTTGGTTTGCGCTGTTCGTGGTGGTGGATGCCACGGCCTTTCAGGGCTTGCTCGCCCGGGGCCTTGGCGGAACCGGTGCTGGCCTGGGTTCGGTGTTGATTGACTCCCAGCCGCTGCTGGTGGCCCTGTTGGCCCGGAGCCTGTTTGGTGAGGCGATCAACCCTGTGGGTTGGGTGGGCCTGCTCGTGGGCTTGCTCGGCATCCTTTGTCTGGGACTGCCGGAGTCCTTGCTTCGGCAGTGGTGGTTGATGGGACCGGAGGTGTTTGGCGAGAAAGCATGGAGCCACGGTGAGCTCTGGATGTTGGCCGCGGCGTTGGCCATGGCCTTAGGGACGGTCTTGAGCCGCTATGCCTGCCGCCACAGTGATCCGGTGGCAGTGACCGGCTGGCATCTGGCGCTAGGGGCTTTGCCACTGCTGGCGGGCGCGGCCCTTGAGCCGCTCTGGAATCCCGTGGCCCTGGGCCCGTGGCCGCAGTGGTCAGCGATGGGCTGGCTGCTGATGGCCTATGCGGCCCTGTTTGGCAGCGCCCTGGCCTACGGACTGTTCTTCTGGTTTGCGAACCATGAAGAGCTGACCAGCTTCACGGCCCTCACGTTTTTGACCCCCGTCTTCGCGCTTCTCTGTGGAGTGGCCCTGCTCCAGGAGCAACTGAGCCCCCTGCAGTGGCTCGGCGCGGCCCTGGCGTTGTTGAGTGTGGTTCTGATTAATCGACGCACCCAGCTCTGGCAGCCCGATCCAATCGAGCAGGAACTCATTCCATGA